From a region of the Balaenoptera acutorostrata chromosome 14, mBalAcu1.1, whole genome shotgun sequence genome:
- the SLC35A1 gene encoding CMP-sialic acid transporter isoform X1, protein MAAVRENVHLLFKLYCLAVMTLVAATYTIALRYTRTSDKELYFSTTAVCITEVIKLLLSVGILAKETGNLGRFKASLRENVLGSPKELMKLSVPSLVYAVQNNMAFLALSNLDAAVYQVTYQLKIPCTALCTVLMLNRTLSRLQWISVFMLCGGVVLVQWRPAQATGVVVEQNPLLGFGAIAVAVLCSGFAGVYFEKVLKSSDTSLWVRNIQMYLSGIVVTLVGVYLSDGAEIKEKGFFYGYTYYVWLVIFLASVGGLYTSVVVKYTDNIMKGFSAAAAIVLSTIASVMLFGLQITLTFALGTLLVCVSIYLYGLPRQDTTSIQQGEPTSKERVGGV, encoded by the exons ATGGCTGCCGTGAGAG AAAATGTCCATTTATTATTCAAGTTATACTGCTTGGCAGTGATGACCCTGGTGGCTGCAACTTATACCATAGCTTTAAGATACACAAGGACATCAGACAAAGAACTCTACTTTTCAACCACAGCCGTGTGTATCACAGAAGTTATAAAGTTATTGCTAAGTGTGGGAATTTTAGCTAA agAAACTGGTAATCTGGGTAGATTCAAGGCATCTTTAAGAGAAAATGTCTTGGGGAGCCCCAAGGAACTGATGAAGTTGAGCGTGCCTTCCTTAGTGTATGCTGTGCAGAACAACATGGCTTTCCTGGCTCTTAGCAATCTGGATGCAGCAGTATACCAG GTGACGTACCAGTTGAAGATTCCTTGTACTGCTCTATGTACTGTTCTAATGTTAAACAGGACGCTCAGCAGGTTACAGTGGATTTCAGTTTTTATGCTGTGTGGAGGAGTCGTCCTCGTACAGTGGAGACCAGCCCAGGCCACGGGAGTCGTG GTGGAACAGAATCCATTATTAGGGTTTGGTGCTATAGCTGTTGCTGTATTGTGCTCAGGATTTGCAG GAGtgtattttgaaaaagttttaaagagTTCAGACACTTCCCTTTGGGTGAGAAACATTCAAATGTATCTATCAGGGATTGTTGTGACATTAGTTGGCGTCTACTTGTCAGATGGagctgaaattaaagaaaaaggattttTCTATGGTTACACATATTATGTCTGGCTTGTCATCT TTCTTGCTAGTGTTGGAGGCCTCTACACTTCTGTCGTGGTCAAGTACACAGACAACATCATGAAAGGCTTTTCTGCAGCAGCAGCCATTGTCCTTTCTACCATTGCTTCAGTGATGCTGTTTGGATTACAGATAA cactcACCTTTGCTCTGGGTACTCTTCTTGTATGTGTTTCTATATATCTCTATGGATTACCCAGACAAGACACTACATCCATCCAACAAGGAGAACCAACTTCAAAAGAGAGAGTCGGTGGTGTGTGA
- the SLC35A1 gene encoding CMP-sialic acid transporter isoform X2: MTQEAVPGALRSAREGGERQFRAVLSGNHGCRERETGNLGRFKASLRENVLGSPKELMKLSVPSLVYAVQNNMAFLALSNLDAAVYQVTYQLKIPCTALCTVLMLNRTLSRLQWISVFMLCGGVVLVQWRPAQATGVVVEQNPLLGFGAIAVAVLCSGFAGVYFEKVLKSSDTSLWVRNIQMYLSGIVVTLVGVYLSDGAEIKEKGFFYGYTYYVWLVIFLASVGGLYTSVVVKYTDNIMKGFSAAAAIVLSTIASVMLFGLQITLTFALGTLLVCVSIYLYGLPRQDTTSIQQGEPTSKERVGGV; this comes from the exons ATGACCCAGGAGGCGGTCCCCGGTGCCCTGCGCAGCGCGCGCGAAGGGGGTGAGCGTCAGTTCCGCGCGGTGCTGTCGGGGAACCATGGCTGCCGTGAGAG agAAACTGGTAATCTGGGTAGATTCAAGGCATCTTTAAGAGAAAATGTCTTGGGGAGCCCCAAGGAACTGATGAAGTTGAGCGTGCCTTCCTTAGTGTATGCTGTGCAGAACAACATGGCTTTCCTGGCTCTTAGCAATCTGGATGCAGCAGTATACCAG GTGACGTACCAGTTGAAGATTCCTTGTACTGCTCTATGTACTGTTCTAATGTTAAACAGGACGCTCAGCAGGTTACAGTGGATTTCAGTTTTTATGCTGTGTGGAGGAGTCGTCCTCGTACAGTGGAGACCAGCCCAGGCCACGGGAGTCGTG GTGGAACAGAATCCATTATTAGGGTTTGGTGCTATAGCTGTTGCTGTATTGTGCTCAGGATTTGCAG GAGtgtattttgaaaaagttttaaagagTTCAGACACTTCCCTTTGGGTGAGAAACATTCAAATGTATCTATCAGGGATTGTTGTGACATTAGTTGGCGTCTACTTGTCAGATGGagctgaaattaaagaaaaaggattttTCTATGGTTACACATATTATGTCTGGCTTGTCATCT TTCTTGCTAGTGTTGGAGGCCTCTACACTTCTGTCGTGGTCAAGTACACAGACAACATCATGAAAGGCTTTTCTGCAGCAGCAGCCATTGTCCTTTCTACCATTGCTTCAGTGATGCTGTTTGGATTACAGATAA cactcACCTTTGCTCTGGGTACTCTTCTTGTATGTGTTTCTATATATCTCTATGGATTACCCAGACAAGACACTACATCCATCCAACAAGGAGAACCAACTTCAAAAGAGAGAGTCGGTGGTGTGTGA